Genomic window (Paenibacillus sp. PK3_47):
GTTTCAGCTTCTGGTCCAGCACGTTGACCGACTGGTTCAGCACATTCTGGTTCAGTTCAACCGAATTGCGCTCCATCGCCCGCGAGGCAATGGAATACGCAAACAGACCGGTAATGGATATACAGAATACTGTCAGTGCAGTAAAGGTCAGCCATATTCTTTTCTTCAGGGAGGTCCGGTAGAGCCAGGCCTTCAGCATGTACTCACTTCCTTAGTTCATTAGCCGTCCGAAAGCCCGCTGTCCGTGCCTCAGCCCTTTACAGAGCCTGCAGTCATCTGCATGAATGATTTGTTGGCAAAAATGTAGACGATAATCATCGGCAGCATGGACAGGCATGCACCGGCCAGCATTAATTGGGGCTGCGCTGCATCCCCGACACCATATTTCAATCCGGCCAGACCTACGGTCAGCGTCTGCAGCGCAGGCTGCGTCATCGTAAATACCAGCGGCAGAATATATTCGTTCCACGCTCCGCGGAAGGTCCAAAGTGCGGTAACCCCCAGTGCGGGCGTCAGGAGCGGCAGGATAACCCGAAAGTATACGCTATAAAAGTTACAGCCGTCAATAAACGCAGCTTCGTCCAGCTCCTTGGGAATGGCCCGTACAAATCCGATCAGCATGAAGAAGGCTGTAGCATGTGCGCTGATCAGAATGATGATGACGCCCCAGAGTGATTTTTGCAGACCGAGTGAAACCATCAGATCAAATTGGGGGCGCAGCACCACGGCACCGATCGAGATGAACAGGGTACAGGATTGCAGCACCACGTACACCTTTTTACCGATAAAATCCACTCTCGCCACCGCATACGCAGCCATAGTGCCTACCAGCAGTGTGCCCAGGGTCGTAAATATACTGATGAACATACTGTTCCAGGTAAAGCGTGCAAAGTTGGCTGAATTCCATGCTGTCAGGTAGTTCTCAAACTTCCATTCCTTAGGCAGCAGGGAGGTGCCGCCTGTAAGCTCCAGGTTGGTCTTCACCGATCCGAAAAACGCCAGGACAATCGGGAACACCGCAAGCCCTGCCACCAGAAGCAGGAATATCCACAGCAGCGTCCGGGACAGCACCGCTTTGCTGCGGATCGTACGGGTGTCCGGCACAGCCGTTATTTTTCTTTGCGCATGTAATGTACTCACTCGTCATTCTCCTCTCTTTTAATAGATATCATTCAGCTTTTTGGATACGTAAAAATAAATCAGGGTGATCAATCCGACAATGACTGCGGTTGCAAAGCCGACAGCACTGCCGTAGCCGAACTGCTGAATGCTTGAGCCGCCGCTCGATACCGGGAAGAACAATTTGTACAGATAGAGGTACATCACTTCTGTTTTTCCGTAAGGTCCGCCTTCGGTAAGCACCATGATGCTCTCATAACCTTTCAGGGAAACCGTAATTGCCAGCATGATGATCATCTGCAGCACGGGTCCCAGCATAGGAACGGTAATGCTCCACATTTTGCGCAGCGGGCCTGCCCCGTCCAGGGAAGCGGCTTCATAAAGGTCCTCGGGGATATTTTGCAGGCCGGCAATGAAGAGCAGCATGTAGTTACCGACAGCGCCCCAGATTGCGATAATGATCGCCGTCATCAAGGCATATTTCGGACCCAGCCAGTCAATTGGGGAGGAGATCAGTCCTGATCCCATCAGCAGCTGGTTAACCATACCGTTGTAAGAGTTGAAAATAACGTAGAATACGACCGCCATTACTGAAGCGCTGATTACGGTTGGCATGAAGTAAATGGCCCGCAGCACCTGGCGCCCTTTTAAAGCACGGTTGAGAATAACCGCCAGTACAAAGGAGAGCGGAATCGTAATGATCAGCTTGCCTCCCGCATAAATGAAGGTGTTCACGACCGACTGCCAGAATCCCGTATCCCGGAAGAGGCGGCGGAAGTTGTCCAGCCCGATGAACAGCGGCTCACCGAAGCCCTGATAATCATAGAACATATACTTCAGCGCCCAAAAGATCGGATACACCCCAAACACCAGCGTCAGAATCAGACTGGGAGCGACAAAGCTCCAGGCGTTTATTTGACGTTTCGTTGCATTCATTATTTTTACTCCTCCTGTCATTGGACTAACGCTTCATGACTTAATGATAAGTTCATCTCCTCAGGAACAGTTAGGGAGAAAGCAACTGCGCTTGGGGGGAGAATTTCACTTTTTCAGTTGCTTTGTCCCCTTTGCATCCCGTGTTTATCCATCCCGTATTGATGAAGCCGGCCGTTATACTGAATATAGAAAGAAGAGCCAGCATCACTACTACAATAAGGGGGCTTGAACAACGATGAATTCAGCATACGGCAGCGGGACCCTTACCCGGCCTTTGGGCTGTTATACTCAGGATCAGCTTCAGGATATCCGCGGCAGGATTGTACATCTTCCCGAAATCCGGCGGGAATACGGGAGACAGCGGGATTTGTCGGAGCAGTTTGCGGCCCGGGAATCCGCGGCTCCGCTTCACAGGTTAGGTGATTTCCGGGTAGAGCCGTTCGTCTTCAGCGTTCCGCCCGGTGCGGCATCCGTGCAAATGGCCGTGCATGTTACCGGGCAGGGTGCAGCGCGTATCGGCGGTGTGTCCCTGACGCATTCCCAGCTCGGCATGCCAGTGAGACTCCATAACGGCAGCTTCCAACAGGCACTTGCAGGCTGGACCCGTGAGGCCGGAAGCGGCAGCCTGTTCCATCTGGAACCGATGACGGCTGGAAGAGGCGGCCTTCAGCCCTCCGGAGTAACGCCGGCAGAAGGCGCCGCTGAGCAGGAAGCGCAGTGTGTATGGATCAGCCACGAGACAGACGGAGGACGGACTGTTCTTCGTTACGGCGAGACGCTGCCCGTACAGCCGGGCGAACATTACAGCATGCAGACGGCAGTCAGTCTGGAAGCTCCGCTCAGCGGCGGGATCTGCGCCGGAATAATCTTCCTGGATGCTGCAGGCCGGCCGCTCGGTACGGAGCTGATCTCTCCGCCCTTCAACCGGGCTACGTTAACCAACTGGGCTTACCTGCTGGAAGCAGCAGGCGCAGACGCCAATGTGTATCTAATTTCGGGTGAGGAACGCTTTGCAGAACAGGCCAAGCGGAAGCTGCAGTACATGCTTGCGGATATGCGGGCGGGGATGGACATCTTCCGCAGAGACGGCTGGCATGATGATGATACGTACGGAGCCGTTCATATCGGCAGAGGAATTGCTGCCGCCGCCGTTATTTATGACCAGATTGCCGGCAGCGGGATATTGAGTAACGCAGAGGATTCCTCCATTCAAGCTGATTTCCGTTATATTGCCGCCATGATGATGGATACTGCCTACTACCGGTTCGACCTTGAAACCTTCCCCGATGAGAAGGGCGGCAAACGCAGCAACTGGAATGCTGACCGGGCCACCGGGCTGGGTGTCTATGCCCTGCTCTTCCCGCAGGAACCGCAGAGCAGCGCTTATCTTGAGCATGCGGTCTCTGTCATCGACTGGCAGCTGGAAGAGGTAGTGGACGAGGACGGTGCATGGCCGGAGAATGTCCGTTATCATGGAGCTGTACTGCACCGTTATTTCCTCTTCTTTGCGCTGCTGAAGCGCCTGAAGGGGATGGATTATTTCCAGGATGAGAAAGTAAAAGCCATGTACCGCTTCCTGATCGGCATCGTGACAGCCGGGGATAAGCTCCATGGTGAAGCGTACGGTCACCCTGTTCTGCTTACCCCTGCTGTCGGCGACGCCAATGTGCAGGAAAAGTGGTTCCGGCTGCTAGGCTATGCTGCCTCTTTCTATGCGGGCGAGGACCCGCAGCTGTCGGGGGAAATGATCTGGACCTGGAAGCACGGCGGATCACCCGTCCAGGATACCGGCGCCTTCCCGCTGCCGCTGGTCGCTCTGCTGTATCCGCAGCCGGGTCTGCCTGAACGGAAGCCGGTGCTCCGCTCGGTTCACTATCCCGGTATCGGTTATGTCATCTTCCGCGGCGGAGAACAGAATCTGCAGCATTACGCCATCTACGAGGCTTCGCCGCTGACCTATCACGCCCATCATGATGAAGGCCATTTCTCCATCTGGGCTGACGGCATTCCGGTCACTTTGGACTCGGGAACCGGTGGCTACTATAACGGGGACCGGCACTGGTATGTCTCCGGGGCGGCGCATAATGTGGTACAGTTCGCCGGTCCGGACGGGCATTACAAGGACGGCCCGCTGCGGAGCATCTGCCGTGAAGCCAGCTTCTCGGAGGAGCTGGATTATGTAAGAAGCCTTATTCTGGATGAACAGGCCGAAGCTTATGAGCGGCACTTCCTGTCCGTTAAGGCAGGCTTTGATGTGTATTTGATCTGGGACCGGATTGAGGGAGCAGGAGACAGTGTCTGGAATCTGCACACCCTCAGCACAGATGCAGAGGTAACGGGGCAGTCCATTGATGCCGCCTGCCTTGGCGGCATGAGGCTGAGCGCGCAGATTGCCGAGCCGGCGCATCCGGTTATCACTGCCGGCGAGGGAGCTGTGGGCGGAGGCTACCCGCTGATGGTGCAGCAGCATTTCCGCGTACATGGCGGCGGAGGGGACTATCTCGTACTGCTGCACCCCCGCAAGGAGCAGGCTCCCGCCCTCAGGCTGGAGCCGCTGGATGCCGGAGCAGCGGCAGCTGAAGGCGTCCGCATGTACAAGATCACCCGGCCCGGCGGGGCATGGTTGGCGGTTATGATCAACGGCTCCGGGGAGAGCTGCCGGGTCAGCGTTCCCGGCGGGACCCCGCTGAGGCTGCTGGGTGCCGCTGA
Coding sequences:
- a CDS encoding carbohydrate ABC transporter permease; protein product: MSRTLLWIFLLLVAGLAVFPIVLAFFGSVKTNLELTGGTSLLPKEWKFENYLTAWNSANFARFTWNSMFISIFTTLGTLLVGTMAAYAVARVDFIGKKVYVVLQSCTLFISIGAVVLRPQFDLMVSLGLQKSLWGVIIILISAHATAFFMLIGFVRAIPKELDEAAFIDGCNFYSVYFRVILPLLTPALGVTALWTFRGAWNEYILPLVFTMTQPALQTLTVGLAGLKYGVGDAAQPQLMLAGACLSMLPMIIVYIFANKSFMQMTAGSVKG
- a CDS encoding sugar ABC transporter permease; protein product: MNATKRQINAWSFVAPSLILTLVFGVYPIFWALKYMFYDYQGFGEPLFIGLDNFRRLFRDTGFWQSVVNTFIYAGGKLIITIPLSFVLAVILNRALKGRQVLRAIYFMPTVISASVMAVVFYVIFNSYNGMVNQLLMGSGLISSPIDWLGPKYALMTAIIIAIWGAVGNYMLLFIAGLQNIPEDLYEAASLDGAGPLRKMWSITVPMLGPVLQMIIMLAITVSLKGYESIMVLTEGGPYGKTEVMYLYLYKLFFPVSSGGSSIQQFGYGSAVGFATAVIVGLITLIYFYVSKKLNDIY
- a CDS encoding heparinase II/III family protein, with the translated sequence MNSAYGSGTLTRPLGCYTQDQLQDIRGRIVHLPEIRREYGRQRDLSEQFAARESAAPLHRLGDFRVEPFVFSVPPGAASVQMAVHVTGQGAARIGGVSLTHSQLGMPVRLHNGSFQQALAGWTREAGSGSLFHLEPMTAGRGGLQPSGVTPAEGAAEQEAQCVWISHETDGGRTVLRYGETLPVQPGEHYSMQTAVSLEAPLSGGICAGIIFLDAAGRPLGTELISPPFNRATLTNWAYLLEAAGADANVYLISGEERFAEQAKRKLQYMLADMRAGMDIFRRDGWHDDDTYGAVHIGRGIAAAAVIYDQIAGSGILSNAEDSSIQADFRYIAAMMMDTAYYRFDLETFPDEKGGKRSNWNADRATGLGVYALLFPQEPQSSAYLEHAVSVIDWQLEEVVDEDGAWPENVRYHGAVLHRYFLFFALLKRLKGMDYFQDEKVKAMYRFLIGIVTAGDKLHGEAYGHPVLLTPAVGDANVQEKWFRLLGYAASFYAGEDPQLSGEMIWTWKHGGSPVQDTGAFPLPLVALLYPQPGLPERKPVLRSVHYPGIGYVIFRGGEQNLQHYAIYEASPLTYHAHHDEGHFSIWADGIPVTLDSGTGGYYNGDRHWYVSGAAHNVVQFAGPDGHYKDGPLRSICREASFSEELDYVRSLILDEQAEAYERHFLSVKAGFDVYLIWDRIEGAGDSVWNLHTLSTDAEVTGQSIDAACLGGMRLSAQIAEPAHPVITAGEGAVGGGYPLMVQQHFRVHGGGGDYLVLLHPRKEQAPALRLEPLDAGAAAAEGVRMYKITRPGGAWLAVMINGSGESCRVSVPGGTPLRLLGAADAETAGVDRAGWLNLEPGSITLAVPQGNGQ